Proteins encoded together in one Lathyrus oleraceus cultivar Zhongwan6 chromosome 5, CAAS_Psat_ZW6_1.0, whole genome shotgun sequence window:
- the LOC127085545 gene encoding pentatricopeptide repeat-containing protein At5g40410, mitochondrial — MFRLFHATIKTCMLLRHSPKPLTLLFPLFLHSSPPTPTYCSLLSQPSLQFHPFSTHPYHPFLSTLLLALKSSSSVSFCRIIHAHVIKSLDYRDGFIGDQLVSRYLKMGATQDAHLLFDEMPDKDFVSWNSLVSWFSKSGQLGYCLSVFCKMKSDSELKLNDLGFISVISACVYEKACREGYYVHCCAVKFGMVFEVKVVNALINMYGKFGFVESSFKLFWEMPESEKSVVSWNSIVAVCAQNGMPNEAFHCFDMMKVNRFFPDEATMVSLLQACENLPLGRLVEGLHGVIFTCGLDENITIMTTLLNLYSKLGRLSDSRKVFGEIQKPDKVTWTAMLAGYAMHGRGKEAIEFFERIVSQEGMEPDHVTFTHLLSACSHSGLVKEGKYYFQVMYDVYKVQPRMDHYSCMVDLLGRCGLLNDAHELIKNMPLEPNSGVWGALLGACRVRGNIDLGKESAEKLIALDPSDPRNYIMLSNMYSAAGLWSDASKVRSLMKTNVLTRNPGCSFIEHGNKIHRFVVDDYTHPDSHRIHKKLEEVMRKIREVGFVSETESILHDVDEEVKIDMIAKHSEKIALAYGLLVSSADMPIVIMKNLRICRDCHNTAKFVSMVEKQTIIIRDTKRFHQFSDGLCSCGDYW, encoded by the coding sequence ATGTTTAGGTTGTTCCATGCGACAATAAAAACTTGCATGCTCCTACGACATTCACCAAAGCCTCTAACGTTGTTGTTCCCTCTCTTTTTACATTCTTCTCCTCCAACTCCTACATATTGTTCACTTCTCTCCCAACCCTCTCTTCAATTCCATCCCTTTTCCACACACCCTTATCACCCTTTTCTATCTACTTTACTTCTTGCTTTGAAATCTTCATCCTCTGTCTCCTTCTGCAGAATCATTCATGCCCATGTGATCAAGTCTCTTGATTACCGTGATGGATTCATAGGTGATCAATTGGTGTCCCGTTACCTCAAAATGGGGGCCACCCAAGATGCACATTTGCTGTTTGATGAAATGCCTGACAAGGATTTTGTCTCGTGGAATTCTTTGGTTTCTTGGTTTTCCAAAAGTGGACAGCTTGGTTACTGCTTGAGTGTGTTTTGTAAGATGAAATCTGATTCAGAGTTGAAGTTGAACGATCTTGGTTTTATATCTGTTATCTCGGCTTGTGTATATGAGAAAGCGTGTCGCGAAGGGTACTATGTTCATTGTTGTGCAGTGAAATTTGGTATGGTGTTTGAGGTGAAGGTTGTTAATGCTCTTATTAATATGTATGGGAAGTTTGGTTTTGTTGAATCTTCTTTCAAATTGTTTTGGGAAATGCCGGAGAGTGAAAAGAGTGTGGTGTCTTGGAATTCAATTGTTGCTGTTTGTGCCCAAAATGGAATGCCTAATGAGGCTTTTCATTGTTTTGATATGATGAAGGTTAATAGATTTTTTCCTGATGAAGCCACAATGGTGAGTTTGCTTCAAGCCTGTGAAAATTTGCCTTTGGGAAGATTGGTGGAAGGTTTACATGGTGTAATTTTTACCTGTGGTCTTGACGAAAATATAACAATTATGACTACCCTTTTGAACTTATATTCAAAGTTGGGGAGATTGAGTGATTCTCGTAAGGTATTTGGAGAGATACAAAAGCCTGATAAAGTGACATGGACTGCAATGCTTGCTGGCTATGCGATGCACGGGCGTGGGAAAGAAGCAATCGAGTTTTTCGAAAGAATTGTAAGTCAAGAAGGCATGGAGCCTGATCATGTAACTTTCACACATTTGTTAAGTGCGTGTAGCCATTCAGGGCTTGTCAAAGAAGGAAAATACTATTTCCAAGTTATGTATGATGTTTACAAAGTTCAACCACGAATGGATCATTATTCTTGTATGGTTGATCTTCTCGGTCGTTGCGGTCTACTCAATGATGCTCATGAGTTAATTAAGAACATGCCATTAGAGCCAAATTCTGGAGTTTGGGGTGCCCTTCTTGGTGCTTGTAGGGTTCGTGGAAACATTGATCTAGGGAAGGAATCTGCAGAAAAATTGATTGCATTAGATCCTTCAGACCCTAGAAACTATATTATGCTGTCCAACATGTATTCTGCTGCAGGCTTGTGGAGTGATGCATCAAAAGTGAGGAGTTTAATGAAGACTAATGTTCTTACTAGAAATCCCGGATGCAGTTTTATTGAACATGGGAATAAAATCCACCGTTTTGTTGTCGACGATTACACCCACCCGGATTCACATAGAATACACAAAAAGTTGGAAGAGGTTATGAGAAAAATTCGAGAGGTTGGCTTTGTGTCTGAAACAGAATCGATTCTCCATGATGTTGATGAGGAAGTGAAAATAGATATGATCGCCAAACATAGTGAGAAGATTGCTCTTGCATATGGACTTTTGGTTAGTAGTGCAGATATGCCGATAGTTATAATGAAAAATTTAAGAATATGCCGTGATTGTCACAATACTGCAAAATTTGTCTCGATGGTTGAGAAGCAGACTATCATTATCCGAGATACAAAGCGATTTCACCAGTTCTCAGATGGGCTGTGTTCATGTGGTGATTACTGGTAG